GGGTTTTGGTGTACCTAATTCTCTATCATTGGCCCACCGCTTAAATAATTATGATGGTTCCATCTGAACCATCAACTGTCGAAATAGTCCAAAAGTCTTCCAATTTAATGCCCAAACGCGATCGCGGTCCGGTTTTTACTCCTCTAGAATCCCGCAGTATTCTAAGCCTCAGCAGCATCATGTTTTTTCGGATGTTCGGGCTCTTTCTTGTACTTCCGGTCTTCAGTTTATTAGCTCAAGAGTTGGAAGGTGCTACTCCATTGTTGATCGGACTCGCCTTTGGTGGGTACGGGTTGACTCAAGCCGTGCTTCAAATTCCATTCGGCATTTGGAGTGATCGCATAGGTAGGAAACCAGTCATCATGGCTGGTCTTTTATTGTTCATTATTGGCAGCCTAATTGCCGCTTTCACTGACAATATTTATTTGATGATCGTTGCGCGCTTGCTACAGGGAGCAGGTGCCATCAGTTCTGCTGTCTTTGCTTTGATTGCAGATCTGACGAGACCCGAAATACGAACTAGAGCAAACGCTGGCATCGGTGCAAGCATTGGAATAGCTTTCGGGGGGGCTTTTTTCATAGCTCCGTTCTTAGGTGGTTTTGCGGGATTATCCGGGATTTTTGGTCTCATTACTCTAATGGCAACGATTGGCTTATTCATTCTTTGGCGATTCGTTCCTGAACCAGAAAAGCCCTTCAGAACCCCAAACACCCCAACCCTAGAAATAATCAAATCTGTATTGGTCTTGCCTTCTATTCGAACAATTGATTTCGGGGCATTTGTTTGTAGCACAGGACTCTCAGCCATTTTTTTCATGATTCCAATCCAACTTGCAGAGCAAGGTTGGAAAAGCTCTGAGCTATGGCAAATTTATCTTCCGATGCTGTTGAGTGGGGGCTTGATCATGGTCGGAGCAGCGATTGTAGCAGAAACTAAAAATCGCTTCCGCGAAGTGATGTTTCTAGGAGTTGTTTTTTTGATAGCCTCTGTTTTCTGTTTGGCTTTTTTTCATGAGTTTCAGGACAAATCCTTACTAATTGCAGGACTATTCCTGTTCTTCATGGGCTTTAATGTTTTTGAGCCGCTCTTCCCTTCGCTCGTTACTAGGCTTACAAACCCAACAACCAAAGGTACTGCTAGTGGTGTTTACAATTTTTGCCAGTTTGTAGGTCATTTTGCTGGAGCAGCAATTGCTGGAATCTTCTACTCTACCAATCTGCTTTTTCTGCTGGGCTTGCTCCTGATGATAAATCTAAGTTTTCTCTTTCTTCTCTACAAAGACTTCCAGAATCCTACACCCCGTCAGAAATGATCTGCAATAAACCTATCTGATTCAGAGATAGTTTGTTCGTATAGAGTAACTGGATGAATTCAGGGGTCTTGTGGGACTGCACGCTTGAGAGCGTGACTTACTGGAGTTTGGCCTCAAAAGACCAAGCTCAAGCTTTGTTCAGAGTAATGAAGCGGGGTAATTCAGGCGTTTGTAGGTCGTGGATTTATCGGAGAAGGCTCCACTGAATCTTGGGGAGGCATTGTGGATTTCGCGGCAGATGTCGCGATTGATTCCCGATTACTCTCAGGAGTTGGTGGCTGGGTTTGTTGTGAAGTCACAGGAGCGCTACTGGCTACCGAAGGCTGCACTGCGCCCTTGTTGCCATAGGTCTGCACTTTGCGACTTGGATCAATCAATTCAACGAATTGTGGTTGTCTCAACAATTCAAAAAACTTAAAGCTCGCTTGTCCATCCGTTAGTTTATCTTCAATTCTATCGATCAACTCCTCAGCATTCTTGACATTCAATGATTTGACTTCAGGAATCCTCAGCAACAGAGCTTTCTCATGATCATTCATTTGAGCAACCTGCTTCTCAAGTCCTTGAATGAAACCCTGAATGGCGGGTTCAGGTAGGCTGTCCTGCCGAGCATTCAAATTTTCCAGACGAGAAATAATCTTCAGATAAGCTGACATCTCCTGTAGCTGGGCCGATTTTGGAATTTCTCCCAAAGTGTTCAATGCAACCGTTTTCGGAGCAGAAACATTTTCGACTTTCGAATTCTGGGAAGCTTTCTGCTCTCCATTTCCGCTGACAACTGACTGTTTGACTTGCATCTAAACCCAATTACTAATGTTGATTGTGATTAATTGAACCTCCTGATCTGCGATTCAATTCCTGCGCCAGTAGACTAGTATTTTACGGGTTCAAATGGTGTAAAGCGTGTTCGGTTTGTCATCCATCATTAGTTCAAAAGCTCTTGGCTCTTTTCAAACACCTATGTTAATGTCAGAGAGTTTTTCTGCTATAGCCGGAAGTTTTCTGGTTCCTGTATCGCCTCAATCAATTCATACGACATGACCACAGAAGAAAACACCCAGGAAAATCCGGATCAAGATCCACAAAAGCTCCTGCACCAAATGGAAGAGGCTGCCTGGCGTCAGGGACAGCCGGGTCTAGAATTTTTCTTCTCATATCTGATGGTTGAGATCAAATTTCCCAACAACAATGACGATTCAACTTGGGAATTGAACACTCGGGGCCTGGACATTGATGCTCTTAGAAAAGCGCTCCAGAGAGAACAGGACATGATGCAGCAGGTCCTGCAAAGTGATTCCTTACCTTGGGTGAAATTTGGAATGGAGACTAAACTTGTCAACGCTGCTGAAGTTCAAGATTACCCCTACAATTTTGCAGATCTGATCTTTGTGAGCTTATCACTCCCCGCTTGGGTGATGCCACCTCAACGACCAAAACTCCTGGCAAAGCTCAGAAATATTCTTGTGCTCTATCGAAATAACAATCCGGATGCAATCATTGTTACGATAACGAAGCACGCACCTTTTCGACTTAAAGATCGACTCTCCTACCAGTGGGGAGAACTAAGTCGTGAATTGGGGGGAATTGGGAACAAGGGTGCTATTACTCGTCTCGTTGCCCAGCAACTGGCTTCCACAAGTATTCTGCAATCTTATCTTGATGGAGAGCACACTACACAAAATATAAAGAACCAGACGCGGATACA
The sequence above is drawn from the SAR324 cluster bacterium genome and encodes:
- a CDS encoding MFS transporter — protein: MPKRDRGPVFTPLESRSILSLSSIMFFRMFGLFLVLPVFSLLAQELEGATPLLIGLAFGGYGLTQAVLQIPFGIWSDRIGRKPVIMAGLLLFIIGSLIAAFTDNIYLMIVARLLQGAGAISSAVFALIADLTRPEIRTRANAGIGASIGIAFGGAFFIAPFLGGFAGLSGIFGLITLMATIGLFILWRFVPEPEKPFRTPNTPTLEIIKSVLVLPSIRTIDFGAFVCSTGLSAIFFMIPIQLAEQGWKSSELWQIYLPMLLSGGLIMVGAAIVAETKNRFREVMFLGVVFLIASVFCLAFFHEFQDKSLLIAGLFLFFMGFNVFEPLFPSLVTRLTNPTTKGTASGVYNFCQFVGHFAGAAIAGIFYSTNLLFLLGLLLMINLSFLFLLYKDFQNPTPRQK